A region of the Brachyhypopomus gauderio isolate BG-103 chromosome 11, BGAUD_0.2, whole genome shotgun sequence genome:
CCGTGGACGGTCTTCCTCATGGGGTCTCCCTGGAGGTCGAGGCCATTAGGGAGAATGGGCATCTGTTTGTGAGGTTGCCTGATTCTCAACATAACGCTGCATCTGATACCCGGTGGGATTGGCCTCTCCGCTGGTTCCTTTGTTTTAATACATATagtctttttgcacttttttttttgtaaaattcCAGGTAAATGTGTCTGCCTAATAACAGTGTTGTAATGTGATGTGGCTTTTGCCTAGATTATATCCACGGTTTGAGGTAAGACCTGGATCAAGGCTAACGTCAGGACACGGATCAAGGCCCGTCTCTCGATCTGAGCTGGGGTCCCAGTCTAAGCCTGCATCAAGATCTGCATCCAGACCAGTTTCGGAGTCCGATTCCAGATCTGAGACGCCGTCGGAGTCCTGGTCTGAGTCGGACTGGAATTCCCAGGAGTCTGGGTCGGGCCCTGAGCTCGGGGAGAATATGGTGAGTGAGGGGGACCCTGCTTCCTTGACGGAGAGCTGTTCGCATCTTCAGCTTGCGTCTTCCTCatgcccctcttctcctccgGGCCCCTCTCTCCTGGACTTCTTCGGCGAGAACCTGGCATACATCGACGAGTCGTCTGACACTCTGAGTGACCGCATCAAACCGGCCGGGGCTGGACCGAACCGACCACGCAAGCCAAAGCGGAGGAGCATGAGGAGGCAGCTTCCTTACAGGGGTCCTCCAGGACTACACACAGAGTGCAGCAGTGAATTTCAACCTCCATCCAACCCCCCAACGCCTCCTCCACCTAAAGACTGATACCAGATCAGTAGACACTCTTTTGAGGAATTGTGAGACTTGAGTTAATAAACCCCCATGCTGAGCATAAACTCAAATATCAAATAAGCAGCCTTAAACTTATATGAATTGGGCAAAAATTAACCAATATGTTGACAGAAGAGCTGTGTGCCTTACGCATATAGATGACCTGAAAATTACGCTGAGTGACATGTCTGATGCCACGAAGACAGTGTTGCTCATATCTATAGAAAGATTAAGATACAAACATGTATATACGGTTTACAGTTAAGTCTGAAGTATGTCAGTTGCCTTGCCATGAACATGGATAACTATAATATTCTGAAAACTCTTATAATCATGTAATCAAGACACAAAAAAGCATGACGCCGTTCTGAAAACTCTTTAAAAATCTGAAAACCATTATGATCACATAATCAAGAAGAGCCTGGTACTATCGGGTCCACTGAAGTTTAGTTTAAAAAGAATACACAGCTATTGAAATATAAATGTACCATATTTACACAACGCAACACATTACTAAAAATGACAGCTTACGTTTCTGGTGAAGATATTATTTATAATTTCTATTGAGTTTTTGTTCATATAGAATATTTTAATGGCTATGTGACAATATATTATTTTCTAATCTGTTCTTCTGCAAGTTTTTTTCTTAAAGCATGTCTCCCTCTTGTGGCTGTACGACAAAGTTCTTTGGACTGCTGTTCTCAGACGTCACCACGTTTGTCAAACGACTCAACACTACGCCTGGGTGGTGAGAACTTAGTATTTCATTTCGGAACTTGATTGAACAGGATGTCTCTTTAACTGGAGGACTGCCTTGCAAATtaaacacacacctacctacacacctacctgCACTCTCAGACAGTGACTTGATTCTTTACATCCTTTCCCATACATTTACTCAAGCCCCCATTTTACAGTGTGTACACAAAAACCCGACAGCGATTTCGAAACACAAACAACGTGTTTATTGGGAAAAGTCCGAGCCAGCAGGCTCAAGACGTAAACTGTACTGTGCAGACGAGCTTTCTCGATGGCCAGGGTggcagaggagagggagaatATCCCAGAGCGGCGGGAAACAACTCCAGGAAAGGTTTTTGTACGCTCCCTGGCTGCGGAGATAAGTGGCGGGTACACATAGTAAAGGGGGTATTTAGAGCCAAGAGGACAAACACATGACGGTGGTTTAGGAAGAAACCGTGCCACAGGGCACAGCTCCCCTCATCTCTACCTCGGAGGGCTCCCGGCGCTGCCCCACCTAACACCAGCACCCTGAGCACTGGGTTCAGGGCCTGCCCAGGCCGTCACACGACCCAGATCAGTTTTAATCCGAATCTTTCTCGCCGCTCTCTGTTTTCTTGGTGTTTTCACGTTGCAGAGAACCGTGGATGTTTCTGCTCATTTACATCTCACACTGATTATAAACTTTCCCCACATTTATAACTGCTTCCCCTCCAACATTAATAGTCcaggctttttaaaattttggtTAAGAAAGGTGATGTATTTGATACAAAAACAGGCATATAATCATAAATGATATAAATATCAAGCATGTCGAGAACTCaaattgttaaaaaaaatatatacacatcGTTTTACAGAATATGTAAAAATACAGTGTAAATTTGTAGAACAAAAGAGTTTTACATATCCTTTACATACCTTGTGGTGGTGTTACATCCATTTACAGGCTTTCCTGTTCTGTTCTTTTTGTACTTTTAATACTAAATGGAGGGAATATTTGGGGAATTCACCGAATTAAATGTAGTAATTAATTAAATGATGGGTGCACTTAGGTAATTCATTTTGTGCCATGCAGTCTAGATCAACCCAAATAAGAGTAACTGAATACGTAGTGAACTGCAATTGAGTTTCTCTCCATACATTAAATTTCAGTCTAACTTTTCAGTTTCAATCTGTCCATATTTTACCACACTTTTACATCTTAAGCCTTTACGATCCCCCATTATATGCCCCCATCTGAATCCGGTCGGCTCTAGTTTACTTTGTGGTTTAGGGAGGTTGTATCACAGGAAGGAGCCGTGGGGATTTGATGGACATGTTATGAAATTTCAGCGTAAAACCCTCCAGTGCCTGGAACAGTCCCAGAAGAGCCGTTTCAGGTTATCCTAACCACATTCTTCGACCTACATTACTTCAGaagcaaatctctctctctacgATTGTAACTTTTGTTTGCACAGAGCTCTGGGTTATGAATCACCATGACTGAACAGCTGTGTACAGACAATATTTTGGTTGATTCTATTTATTAGCCATTTACACAAATGCATTTAACACCACCTCTCGCGTCCTCTTTTCTTAGGttataaaaagctgttttcgTTTGGCTAGGAAGACGGAAGCACTCGTTGCTCTTGAACCCTGGCAGCCAGACACAAAACGCCTCTCATTTACCAGCGACCGTCCTCACAGACCTACACAGACTGGCCTAAGAACTGTAACGGTTCAAACGTAATGTCTCCTTCAAAAACAAACATTGCCATGCATTGGCAAGACATATAGGAAGCGATTTTGGAGGGTACAGCCAGACGTTATAAGTATAGAAGCAATAAGTTGGCCAAGTCAAACTGTCTCCCCAAAAATGGCATCATTCAGCAATGTTTCAAGACAGCCGAAAAGATTTACGGTGTGAAATGCGCGTAAAACTGCGTAAAATGCGCAAACCTACGTTTGTTCCGTTGCTTTTTTCTGCTGTGTCACCGCAAACCCTGAACCCCAAGCATTTAAATCTGGCGTTTCGTGAGTGGTCGGTCTATGGAAATCGTTCACATCCTGTTTACGCCGAAGATTTTCAAGCCTTAACCGCATCTGACTGTTGAGTCAGGGAAACAAATATTCTTTCTTTCGGAGAAAGGAGGCAGTTTAGCATCACGTAGGAAAACGATATTACCCATTTTGTTTTTACCTTTCAAGTTAGTTTACTATCGTTTTGGTTAGTAAGAAAATACTAGATTTACAAATCTAACTTTGCTAATAAACTAGATAATAGATCAATTGATATGTCCACAGTTGAATAAAGACCAGTTTGTAGTCTTGACGATAAAAAGGGCCAAGTACCACCTATCTAATCAGAAATTGTAGTATTTGGTCTGCAAACATATACAACACTTATAAGGCGGGGAAATTATTTACATTAGCTGCTGTTGTAGCCTTACTTTTACTGTTGTAAAAGTCTCAGATTTAAAACATCATATATGCCGACCTGAAAGTTACATCTTGAAAAATGTGGCTTCTTCTGCAACTCTGTATCACCTCAAAGCGAGACCTGAGACGAGCCTGCACACCACGGTCTCAGACAGATTTGCTAGCTCTCCATGGTGTCAGATATTGTCCATGGTGTTATGTACATTGCTCCTCCCTTCTCCTAGGGGCCACCCGTATCCACCGTTTCTTCAGTGTCCCCCGGTCAAATACCTACAGCAGTCAGCGACATTTACAGGATTTGACGACCATGTTGGAAAGCTGCTCCACCCGGGGTGTCCGACCCAGGAAGTAAACAATAGTGAGTGGCTCCAGGCCCTGGGGCACACAGCAGGGGGACGCCGAAGCCTCGGGATTCATTTTGTTATAGAGTGGCAGAATCTaggcgagacacacacacacacacaaatcagtaaACATGCACAATAACTAGAGGCTAATTGAAGAGGATGTTAGGGTGCTGGACTGCTGCTagacgggccgcccaatggaggatgggttccctttggagtcttggtcctcctgaggtttcttcctgtTCCCcacatagggagtttttccttccactgccctggcttgctcattaggaatCTGGACCCATGTGCTTGTAAAGGTGCTTAGTGACAACGTGTTGTGTTTGACTTTGACTAGTGTGCTTTGCAGAATTTCAGAAATTCAGGATATTTGATTTTATACATTATTTTCTAACACAATACCCTAGGTTCAAAAGAGAAGTTTTCATTAAGTGGATTAATATGAAGAACTTCATTCACACACCATGTTGTAGTGATTGTCTGCGCTCCACAAGTAAGGACAGTTCCCTGCACAGAAATTTGCTCTGTATCCTTTTGGCTCATGGATCCATTTCCAGTTTAGGTCCCGACGGAAGTCGATGTAAAGAGACCTCAAACAGCAGCCTTGCTCTGTGTTCCTGTTAGAAAATTGACAAGTCAAAGCTAATTAATATTAAATAACAGTACATGTAACTATAATTATTCTGTATTGCACTGTTACAAGTACCAGCTTTGCCACTAAGATTAACATGAATATTGTTTCCTGCATTTCTAAATTTGAGTCATTCTTGAAAAAAATttgattattattgtttttgtcCTATTTCTATTTACTTATTTCTTATGTATGTCCTTTTTGCTCACGCTTTCTTTTCTGTTCTACGAACACCTTCTATCACTTCTTGTGGATCATTTCTTACTGATTTCCTCGCTGCTAATATGCACATCTATTTACTCATTTATTTTTATACACCTCTTTTTTTAGTAGCTAAGATCAACAGACTAGGAGACTTGGATGAGTCTTTATCTGGGTGAAACAAAACTGATTCTAGATAAGTACTTTGATACTGAAATGTTATTTAATGAATTACTGGCCCCAACTTCTTTTCTCCAAGTTAATTTGAAAGCAAAAAACCCACAAAAGCAGATTCAGCACACATTTTCATTGTCAGGTTATCTAAGCATTCTGGCCTAATGTTCCCTTACTGAGTACAGTTTATACCAGAATGAAAAGGCACAAGCAAAGAAAGGTTTATGCACATCTGGGTGGTTTTTTCCACACTTAAACACAAGGCACTCCCTAAGCAGGTCGCTACATGCAAAACACTGGATACCCTGTATGACAGTTAGTTTACAGTAGAAGGGGCTACAGTGGCTCTTTCATacaccctgccacacacacaacaatatgGCGTGTGTGCTTTAATGCCTTCCCAGTGCTACCTCGAGCATGTTGTAGTGTCACCGGCTGCCCTCCTCTTGCGGGTCTTTTTGTTAGGGTTCTCCAGGCGGTCGGTGGGTAACAGCGTTAGTATGAGGTGTGGAGTTTTAGTACTAAACTCCACCTGGCCTTTCATCAGAGCCGGCCGTCTGTTCTGGCGAACGAGGTCATCGTCAATACCTGTACATTAGAAAAGGAAAGATATTTATTAAACTCTGTTCACTGGTATATACTATCAGCAGCTGGAGTGACCATGTCTGACTGAGCTGCAGGCATGAAACGTGTCACAGGTGAAATAAAGAAGAAAGAGTGACCTGCAAATCGAGCTTCCAGCTCCTCACTCTTGTTCAGCACGATGTTGTTGGTAGATGGAATGAATGTGCAGCATGGACAATGAACACCGAGCTTCAGCCCCAGGTTCTTCTCTGAGTGGGAAGATAATTAGAGAAAATGGCTGACTCCGAACATTTCTTGCCTCTAATGTTATTCATAGATTTCTGAAGGAGAACAGTCCAACCAGTTGTCATTTGACAGCATAGGGGAATAATTAAAATGGTTTGCTGGTGTGGTGTGGCTTCATGAACCTTCTGACCTTCAAACGCCAGCCACTCTTTCACTGTATCTGTGACATCAACAGACAGCCACGCCCCTTTTGCTTGGGGCTGTACTGTTCTGGAATCGATGTACCTCTGAGAGGGAGCTGTAAGGTCATCAGATTTTAGAATCTGGATGGatgaatagatagatagacagacagacatagatagatttattgatttattagTGGGATAGATTGACACAAACGTTTTCTTCATCATGTAATCATATACTTCAAACTGCAAGCAATGTTGAGATAATTTCACGCTTGTCTTAGATGCACATTATTAATTCACCTGGTATATTTCCACTCGTTGTTCTGTGGCTCGCGCCCGGGTGTTTTGGACTCTGTAGATGCGAAATTCCGCTTTGACAAGTGTACTTGAATTTCTTTCTACACCGGTGACGTCGAACCTCGCTACTCTGAAGTAAGGACTCTGGGGCACCGTGTTTATTGCATCTGCGGAACAACACGAGTATTCTTTTAAAGTCTGGGTGGTTTTCAGACGACTCACCTCAAAGAAAAACTCAGACAGCGCCAAAACAAACGCCCCCTGATCTTCCCAGAAACCCTTTGAATCATAAGGTTATATGTCTGCATCTGGCGGaccaaataaatataaattaaatCATTTCATTCAGAAGTCACCAACTATTACCTATAACCCCAGGCTGAACACTAGGCTGTCATGCTGACCAAGCAAGGAAGACGGCGAAAAACGTCTTAGTAAACGAGCATCTTAATAAAAACTTTTGGGTATTTTCACCGTATACCAACATTTAAACCACTATTTGTAATTATTCTTAAATGAATGGGCTATAGCTCTTTTAACTGCTGGAATTTATGGCAGctcaaaagtaaaaaaaaaaccaaacaaacaaaaaaaacagtttttgcTTACTAGTGTCCGCGCGCGGAGGAATCATGTccacgcgctgcacctccttGGCGTAATAATCCTCCTCGCTGCTCTCCCGGTCGCACGAGGCCTCGGCGTGGCGCACGCGCTCCTTCAGCAGCTCCTTGGTGCTGTTGTACAGTAACATCACCTCCACGGGCACCGGCTCGGCCGCAGGGCTGGACGCAGGCTCCGGTGGCGAGCGAAGGCGCAGTTTGCTGAGAATCTGTCCTCGCACCGCCTCTATCCTTTTAGATTTGTGATCTTCCAAGTCGTAAGACTGACAAGTGGAAAAGCCCTCCGCCCAGACCGATAACTTCAGGATCAGCAGCACCAGATTGATGAACCACATGACTGAAATGGTGAGGAATAAAAGTCTGCAGCGTCTGTCTGGATTCGAATGCTGAATTGCTTCGACGACCAATGCACGGCGGTTCGGTGAATATAAGGTTGTGTTCAGATGGGTTCAAGGCGAAGTGCGTAGGTTGTGCTGACTGCGCCTCTCACCTGGTGTGTGACCCGCGGGGCGTCCAGATACTGGGTTTATCTTCCTACAGCTCCATGTAGTTTACGATGCTCCACTCACATAGTAGCCCACATTGTGTCCGCTCAGGTTCATTTGAGATACAAAAGGACATTAAAATATGCGAAATAACCGAATTAGTCCTTGCATCATTTAGACTTCATCACCTTAGGATCCTTTAGGAAAAATAACCTTTGCCCATTTTAAGGAAACTACAAATGCTTATACTAATCCTCATTGTAAATTATTTCTACATGTTATTCAGATAAACTATGCAGATGTTAAAAAATACTATATTTTCCTTTTCTATCAATTTTGCTGAGAGGAACTTTGTTCTCTGAACTTAAAATATTTTGCTACCGGCGAAGTAATAAACAGAACCTGCTTCTCTTCGCAGTGAGTGTTTCTGAGAGAGCCCACTGCGGTGTCGGAGTCATGCTTCGAATTCTTGCGGTTCTGCTCGGCGCTTTGTGAGCGGACGCGACGCTATTTTAGTTAACTTTCTTTTTAATGTTGCTCTCCCACTACTTTCCCATGACACACCAGGCGTTCAGATAGATCTGACCGTTTAATATTGGCCAGCATTTGGATTCATGTTAAAGTTTAGCATCTTTAACATCAGATAAACACCAACCACGTCGTTATCTCATATGTATCTATCGAGCCATAGCCAATTAAAGTAATATATGATAAAAACATATCAATTGCAAGGAAATGTGTGAATATTATAtctacacactatatacacttCCTTGCGAGCGATATgcaatagatagatagatagatagataggtcaAGCCATCAGAAAATGAAATGATAGCCATATTTTAACAAGGTCAAGGAAGGTCTGAAGGAGGCTGATCTTTCACTAACGCCCATCAGTTTGTTTTGAAACTGTTCAACCAGGGAAAATAGCATTTTACTGTCAGATAATAAACAATCCAGAAAATAATGTAAACAGTAGACCACACGATGTCAGCCAAACAGCTATAGTGGTGAAACAAAAATAATTACATATTGTATTATTTTTTAGCTTCAATTTTAGTTTGACACTATAGTGATTAATATCCACTTTAAAATGGGCTACACCCTCTCTTTATTTTCCGTCTCCCTCGCTTCTATCACCCCCAGTCTCATTGTTAATTACAGTTTATGAACTACATGATCGTTAATCTTTCAAAACCAACTTTACTGTAGCTCTCTGCCTCTCCCATTATAACGCTATTATAGTTTCGCTGAGAAGGCTGTAATTGAACTTGAAGCAACAGGCTAAGCAGCAGCAAGGTCACACTGAAAGTGCTTCGCAAATGTACAAGGAAGTATTTTTGCAGAGTGTTTCATACCACTGcacaaaaatacttttttttctcCTGTTCATACATGACTTAAGAATTTGAGCGTTTATTTAAGGGTAGTGTTCCGGTAGCGTTTATTTAAGTGCTTACGTGGATCTTAGTGGGTTGGCGACATCTAGCGGCAGCATGGTGAAGCACAGGCAACAGTTTAATCTCTGGTGGTTAGCGGCGGTATTGCAAAACGACGTTTAAAAATAGCGCCCTCTCCCCAAAGTATTCGCTTTTTTTCCTAGACCACCCATAATATAAATATAGTCTTCAAGGTGCCACGTCACCTTCCTCTCCGATATTTTCTTGCAAACGTCGCCATCTTAGGTTCAAATTCTAAGACACtttacaaatatatatttataggaCCAATAGCAAAACTAGCTGAAAAAATATTGGTGAACTTTTGTTGCAAATGAAGAGCAGGGGGAATATATCTTATTTCCAAAAGTGTGAACTATACTATGCCAGTGACGTCGTAGCCGAGAGCTCAGATCGATGTGCATCTTTATTCCACGTAAGAGTCAAacgtatttatatagcgctttttacatgtcacaaagcagctttacaatcaaaCAAACAACGCGCATCTCAGAGAGCACAAATATGACGGTACAATATTTCAACTCTCTAAAGATGAACACGGTCCTGTCTTTCAGCTTGTGGACAACAGACGAACAGCTAATAATTGGAGGCTATAGTGTTTATAGACAACAGTGTCACACACTGTAGCAAAAGTGCAGTTTGAAGCAAGCGAAGACTTCGGATTTGGTGTGTGTTTCAATTCAACTGTTATACCAACTTCAACACAAACCTAAGGAATGCGAaaacaaactaaacaaaaagCAAATTTAAAAGCAAAGCCATTTTTTTTCACTGACTGATGTAAACATCAAACCCCGCATACTCTGTACACAAATCACTAGGAATAACTGGAGTGGATCAGTGCATTTTTTGTGAATAAATGACTTGTCCATAACTCAAGACTGAAATGTATTTCTCATGaaccttttaaaaatatttaatttacaaaattacttggtgtgtgtacatgtgtgcaacTTAGTAAGAGTGAGTGTATTCTCCTTGATGGTAAACGTAGGCCGATTCAACACACTCAAGAAAACAAATAATTCGCCGGTAGAGGGCAGAGTTCTCCCTCAATCCCCAAACACGAGCGATTCAGAAGTACTTTGTAATTTTAACTGTACATTACCAATATTATTACCAGTGTGTTGTccttggcaaaaaaaaaatttcctgataaaactttttttaaagatGTTAATACAAGTACATTTATCACAAGGGTCTACATTATTTGCTACTGTCAAACTGATTAACAAATTAAATATTCTattaaatgtaattttcaaCAATTACAATTTTATTTCAAAACAGagcaaataataacaaaaaactACAAACCACAGTTTACAGAACATGGACTATAAAATAAGATTTAAATGCAAAAACGACCATTTCTGGCAAAGTCCAATCCTAGTCTTTTAAACCCAAATATCAGCGATGCTGCATCTGTTCGTTACATGACTGGACTAGAGACAACACCTACGAGTCGTCTTCATTCAACAGCATGTTGGGGACTCCCCGTGAGATGGGGAACTGTCTGCCAGACTCGGGGCACTGTAGACACCCTTCaatcacctccacctacaggaAAAACAATTCCATGTTAATATCACTGAAATGATCAGAGTTGAAAATCTGACTATAATTCAGTAATTTAATGTATGTAATATTTTAAGAATTATTGTGAATTATTGTGAATTGTGCTGTTACAAGAATGATGTATTCTTAATGTCACAAATACAATTTAGCAAAACTTACGTAAAAATCCAGCAAACCTGTTGCAATCATTGTGTACTGTGGGATAATGTATCAAAACACAGGAACATGAAACCTTGGTAAGTAGAGTTCCTCTTACCTCAAGCAGAACCCTGTGCACTTTCTTTAAGAAATCTTCATCGCTCTCATAGTTTGATATGGGTGCACTGGGCAAGTCTTGCAAGTATCCAAGCTATGGAAATAATTGGTTGGATCAGCAGTCAGACACATTCTTAAACAGTGACACTGTCTCTAGAGCAGCGCTGCCCAAACCTCTTGCAACAAGCATCAGATCTGGTAAAGTGAAAGTGTGGGGACTGACCATTATCTAATTTATAAACGTTTTGGTTGACCGATATCTCCACTGCAGAATAGGCCAGGTCTACTGCCACCATCTGGTGaaatttaaaatacatttttttgtatGCGTGTATTTCACGTTGTGGTCAACAGTGCTGGCGGGATGCACATCATTGATTTTATGACGGTGGCTGTGGGCTAGTACAAACTTGAACGTGGGCCACATTTACACCCAGGTATTGACTTTGGACATACCTGCTCTAGAGAAACACTGGGTGTCATGAGTGTTCATGACTGGGTGTCATGCAGGAGCAATTTCACATTTGTACTGTAAAGTCACTTTGTAGCAGGTCGACTCATTAAATGTGTGTATCAGAGCAGGTGGTCATGTGACCAGTTAGTATATTGGACTGGCAGGTATTTAGTGTGAACTGATCTAACGCTTGTGACTACAGGTGTAAAAaaacactatataaataaatgtgacttTAATTCACCAGGAACCTGGTTGTTTCTGCCTATAGAAGCCAATATGGTCTGAAAATTGTGCTTCTTGAAATTTTATATGCAAATGTTcatattttttgtattttctgTATCTTTAAAAAGAGACTGAGAAATAATTGTATATGGTCATTATACaattgctatatatatataaatctgaAGATTCAAGAAAAATCTTTGAATTTCCtaatttcattgctgccatagcaacaactatACAAACAGATGTCATTAATAAAATATCCATTAGTATTAAAAACCCTTGACGAGCATAACTGTGGAACTGTGGTTTTCTTAAACCACATAGGTGCTGCTTTTGCTCGTGTTTAACCTGTTCAGAGAGTTTATACTGAACTATATACAGTCTACTGAGACAACAGGAATTCCTTTGGTGCTGATTTACCATTCCACTAATAAAACAGTGGCAGATATCCAGGATCCAGGATCCTCCAGGATGACGTAGAGACTACTTCCCTATTTAAGGAACCTCCAATAATTTCTTATAGACGAGACAAGAACATTAAAGACAAGCTGGTCAAGAATAATTAAAATAACCATTCAGATTCCAACTGTGGTACTGTAGCTTGCAACCAATCTAGATGTGCTACGTGTAAATTTATTACTATAACCACTAATATAACTGGCACAAAAGGATCAGTTGTTATATCTTATTCATCCTCATGCACCACAGCAGGAGTTGTCTATTGCATTACTTGCAAGAGATGTAGTCAGCATTACATCGGAGAAACCAAGAACAAACTTGTCGCTCCTGACAGCAACATAAGACCGAACGTGTGGCCACGAGTGTCTCCTGCATGAGTTCATTTAGTTCATTCATGAGTTCATTTAGTGTTAAACATGATCCGACAGTCTCACCCCGTCGGCTGCTTGGACCAACGCGCTCCACTCCAACTTCGGGATCATCCTGCTCACAAACTCAGGGTTGAACTCCACCTCGTTCACTTTGACTTCAGTTGCCTTCAGAAAGGAGGGAACACAACAACACTTACAGGACTATATCTACAGGGGTCTAGTCTAAACCCTTCAGAAAGGAGGGAACACAACAACACTACAGGACTATATCTACAGGGGTCTAGTCTAATCCCTTCAGAAAGGAGGGAACACAACACTACAGGACTATATCTACAGGGGTCTAGTCTAATCCCTTCAGAAAGGAGGGAACACAACACTACAGGTCTATATCTACAGGGGTCTAGTCTAAACCCTTCAGAAAGGAGGGAACACAACACTACAGGACTATATCTACAGGGGTCTAGTCTAAACCCTTCAGAAAGGAGGGAACACAACAACACTACAGGACTATATCTACAGGGGTCTAGTCTAAACCCTTCAGAAAGGAGGGAACACAACAACACTACAGGACTATATCTACAGGGGTCTAGTCTAAACCCTTCAGAAAGGAGGGAACACAACAACACTACAGGACTATATCTACAGGGGTCTAGTCTAAACCCTTCAGAAAGGAGGGAACACAACACTACAGGACTATATCTACAGGGGTCTAGTCTAAACCCTTCAGAAAGGAGGGAACACAACACTACAGGACTATATCTACAGGGGTCTAGTCTAAACCCTTCAGAAAGGAGGGAACACAACAACACTACAGGACTATATCTACAGGGGTCTAGTCTAAACCCTTCAGAAAGTAGGGAACACAACAACACTACAGGACTATATCTACAGGTGTATGTCTAAACCCTTTAGAAAGGAGGGAACACAACAACACTACAGGACTATATCTACAGGGGTCTAGTCTAAACCCTTCAGAAAGTAGGGAACACAACAACACTACAGGACTATATCTACAGGGGTCTAGTCTAAACCCTTCAGAAAGGAGGGAACACAACAACACTACAGGTCTATATCTACAGGGGTCTAGTCTAAACCCTTCAGAAAGGAGGGAACACAACACTACAGGACTATATCTACAGGGGTCTAGTCTAAACCCTTCAGAAAGGAGGGAACACAACACTACAGGACTATATCTACAGGGGTCTAGTCTAAACCCTTCAGAAAGTAGGGAACAACAACACTACAGGACTATA
Encoded here:
- the tgfb5 gene encoding transforming growth factor beta-2 proprotein, whose protein sequence is MWFINLVLLILKLSVWAEGFSTCQSYDLEDHKSKRIEAVRGQILSKLRLRSPPEPASSPAAEPVPVEVMLLYNSTKELLKERVRHAEASCDRESSEEDYYAKEVQRVDMIPPRADTNAINTVPQSPYFRVARFDVTGVERNSSTLVKAEFRIYRVQNTRARATEQRVEIYQILKSDDLTAPSQRYIDSRTVQPQAKGAWLSVDVTDTVKEWLAFEEKNLGLKLGVHCPCCTFIPSTNNIVLNKSEELEARFAGIDDDLVRQNRRPALMKGQVEFSTKTPHLILTLLPTDRLENPNKKTRKRRAAGDTTTCSRNTEQGCCLRSLYIDFRRDLNWKWIHEPKGYRANFCAGNCPYLWSADNHYNMILPLYNKMNPEASASPCCVPQGLEPLTIVYFLGRTPRVEQLSNMVVKSCKCR
- the trmt112 gene encoding multifunctional methyltransferase subunit TRM112-like protein — encoded protein: MKLLTHNMLTSHVKGVTKGYPLLIKATEVKVNEVEFNPEFVSRMIPKLEWSALVQAADGLGYLQDLPSAPISNYESDEDFLKKVHRVLLEVEVIEGCLQCPESGRQFPISRGVPNMLLNEDDS